The Flavobacterium faecale genome has a segment encoding these proteins:
- a CDS encoding mannitol dehydrogenase family protein produces MTNLILNNSSLKELSARVSVPQYNRENVTAGIVHVGVGGFHRAHEAMYLDQLLHDFSNTKWGICGVALLSFDQKIYNVLKEQDGLYTLVVKELDGSLTKRVIGSIVEYLFAPDSPRAVIEKMANPEVKIITLTITEGGYNLNEATGEFNLDNPQIIHDSQNASEPKTIFGYLTQALKLRKEQNSGPVTILSCDNIEGNGHVTKKMLLSYITFAEPDLLNWIESNVSFPNSMVDRITPATVASDIAELKEVSGIEDQWPVVCESFQQWVIEDDFIAGRPNLESVGVQFVKNVAPFEKMKLGLLNAGHTVVGTLGSLVGYSTIDEAVTDPNIGAFLANYLDVEVTPILRDLEGMDLTAYKQTLIKRFSNIYIKDQIDRICSETSAKMPKFILPTVTEQLKSNNDIAFASFVVAAWAVYSLGYNEKRETINIKDALQETVFEYAQLAQSNPKAFLDLEAVFGSLRHSEIFSDAFAKAYQNIVSFGVEKCIIEMNKNIVSK; encoded by the coding sequence ATGACAAATCTTATTTTAAATAACAGTAGCTTGAAAGAGTTATCTGCAAGGGTTTCTGTGCCTCAATACAACAGAGAAAATGTTACAGCAGGTATTGTTCACGTAGGCGTAGGTGGGTTTCACAGAGCGCACGAAGCCATGTACTTAGATCAATTATTACATGATTTTTCGAATACTAAATGGGGTATTTGTGGAGTTGCTTTATTGTCTTTCGATCAAAAAATTTATAATGTTCTAAAGGAGCAAGATGGCTTGTACACACTGGTTGTAAAAGAGTTGGATGGTAGCTTAACCAAAAGAGTAATTGGTTCTATTGTTGAATATTTATTTGCACCTGATAGTCCAAGAGCAGTCATTGAAAAAATGGCTAATCCTGAGGTGAAAATTATTACACTGACTATTACAGAAGGTGGTTATAACTTGAACGAAGCTACTGGTGAATTCAATTTAGATAATCCACAAATTATTCATGATAGCCAAAACGCATCAGAACCAAAAACTATTTTTGGCTACTTAACTCAAGCTTTAAAACTAAGAAAAGAGCAAAATTCAGGTCCAGTTACGATACTTTCTTGTGATAATATTGAAGGAAACGGACATGTAACTAAGAAAATGTTATTGTCATATATCACATTTGCAGAACCAGATTTATTAAATTGGATCGAAAGTAATGTGTCTTTCCCTAATAGTATGGTGGATCGAATTACACCAGCAACTGTTGCTAGCGATATCGCCGAACTAAAAGAGGTTTCGGGTATTGAAGATCAATGGCCAGTAGTTTGTGAATCGTTTCAACAATGGGTAATCGAGGACGATTTTATCGCTGGACGACCTAATTTAGAATCAGTAGGAGTACAGTTTGTAAAGAATGTTGCTCCTTTCGAAAAAATGAAATTAGGTTTGCTTAATGCAGGGCATACCGTTGTTGGTACTTTAGGTAGCTTGGTAGGGTATTCTACAATTGATGAAGCTGTGACTGATCCTAATATTGGAGCATTTTTAGCTAATTATTTAGACGTTGAGGTTACACCAATTCTTCGTGATTTAGAGGGGATGGATTTGACTGCCTACAAACAGACATTGATTAAACGTTTCAGTAATATTTATATCAAAGATCAAATTGATCGTATTTGTTCTGAAACTTCGGCCAAAATGCCAAAGTTTATTTTACCAACAGTAACAGAGCAGTTAAAATCAAACAACGATATCGCTTTTGCATCTTTTGTAGTAGCGGCTTGGGCTGTTTATAGTTTGGGTTACAATGAGAAAAGAGAAACCATAAACATCAAAGATGCTTTGCAAGAAACTGTTTTTGAGTATGCACAATTGGCGCAATCCAATCCAAAAGCATTTTTAGATTTAGAAGCGGTGTTTGGTTCTTTACGTCATTCAGAAATTTTTAGTGACGCTTTCGCGAAAGCCTATCAAAATATTGTATCTTTTGGTGTCGAAAAATGTATCATAGAAATGAATAAAAATATAGTAAGCAAATAA
- a CDS encoding DsbA family oxidoreductase has product MENTLKIQIWSDVMCPYCYIGKRRIENAIEQFGHKDAIEVEWKSFQLDANFVASKDDNIYDHLAEKYRKDKDWAKEMVDSMTQNAKNTGLEFNFDKAIQANSHNAHRLLHLAKKHNVGDELKELLFKAYMTDGKDVNDLPTLSALGQEVGLEKSVVDEVLHSNAFEQEVQNDIAMAQQIGVQGVPFFVFDNKYAVSGAQHVETFVQTLEKVWEEGTFGPKLTLLNTEEGDSCGIEGCN; this is encoded by the coding sequence ATGGAAAACACACTTAAAATACAGATATGGTCAGATGTAATGTGCCCATATTGCTACATAGGAAAAAGAAGAATTGAAAATGCAATAGAACAGTTTGGTCACAAAGATGCTATCGAAGTCGAATGGAAGAGTTTTCAGCTTGATGCCAACTTTGTAGCTTCAAAAGATGACAACATTTATGATCACTTAGCCGAAAAGTATAGAAAAGACAAAGATTGGGCAAAAGAAATGGTAGACAGCATGACTCAAAATGCAAAAAACACCGGACTTGAGTTCAATTTTGACAAAGCTATTCAAGCCAACTCACACAATGCACACCGACTATTGCATTTAGCCAAAAAACACAATGTGGGTGATGAATTAAAAGAATTATTGTTCAAAGCCTACATGACCGACGGGAAAGATGTAAACGACTTGCCTACGCTATCAGCACTTGGACAAGAAGTAGGATTGGAAAAATCAGTTGTTGACGAAGTTTTACATTCCAATGCTTTCGAACAAGAAGTTCAAAACGATATCGCTATGGCGCAACAAATAGGCGTACAAGGTGTACCTTTCTTTGTTTTTGATAATAAATATGCCGTTTCTGGCGCACAACACGTAGAGACTTTCGTGCAAACATTAGAAAAAGTATGGGAAGAAGGAACTTTTGGACCAAAACTTACTTTGTTGAATACTGAAGAAGGAGATAGTTGTGGAATTGAAGGATGTAACTAA
- a CDS encoding carbohydrate kinase family protein, with translation MIKATCFGEVLWDEFPTHKKIGGAPLNVAVRLQSMQNEVSVISCVGMDEKGELLRDFMLKHDVNIQGIQIDAAHKTGKVKVVLDASGSASYDIMQPRAWDKIQLTKTAQDLTQEADVFVYGSLASRDEVSRTTLYALLKLAKYKVFDVNLRKPYYDAAILEHLMNEANFIKFNDDEIFEIAGLLGSDSKSLETTILFIAHKTNTDCICVTLGSKGAMLYFEGDFYSNPGYKITVADTVGAGDSFLGTLINKLIKKEDPQQAIDYACAIGALVASHEGANPKIDAAEIEAIMKTNKK, from the coding sequence ATGATAAAAGCAACCTGTTTCGGAGAAGTTTTATGGGATGAATTTCCAACACACAAAAAAATTGGTGGAGCGCCTCTTAATGTTGCCGTTCGCTTGCAATCAATGCAAAACGAAGTGTCCGTAATTAGTTGCGTGGGTATGGATGAAAAAGGCGAGCTTTTGCGTGATTTTATGCTAAAGCACGACGTGAATATCCAAGGTATTCAAATTGATGCTGCTCATAAAACGGGTAAAGTGAAAGTAGTTTTAGACGCATCGGGATCGGCTTCGTACGATATTATGCAACCCCGTGCGTGGGATAAAATCCAATTGACAAAAACAGCACAGGACTTGACTCAAGAAGCAGATGTATTTGTTTATGGTAGTTTGGCGTCAAGAGACGAAGTCTCAAGAACTACGCTATACGCTTTATTAAAACTAGCAAAATATAAAGTTTTTGATGTCAATTTACGCAAGCCTTACTATGATGCTGCTATCTTGGAGCATTTGATGAACGAAGCTAATTTTATCAAATTTAATGATGATGAAATTTTTGAAATAGCTGGTCTTTTAGGTTCAGATTCAAAGAGTTTGGAGACAACTATTTTGTTTATTGCTCATAAAACCAATACAGATTGTATATGTGTGACCTTGGGTAGTAAAGGTGCCATGTTATACTTCGAAGGTGATTTCTATTCCAATCCAGGCTATAAAATTACGGTAGCCGACACCGTTGGAGCAGGTGATTCGTTTTTGGGTACTTTGATTAATAAATTGATCAAGAAAGAAGATCCGCAACAAGCCATTGATTATGCTTGTGCTATTGGTGCTTTGGTCGCTAGTCATGAAGGTGCAAATCCAAAAATTGACGCAGCCGAGATAGAGGCAATAATGAAAACTAATAAAAAATAA
- a CDS encoding substrate-binding domain-containing protein, translating to MKSLLKKMAKPLLMLAIVATATSCIDKDKSAAETTTDAATTGTKIESAKDLKGLKIGYCTPSLDAPYYQALLTSIKETTEANGMVFLSADGQGDISKQIAACEDLITKGVDALLLNPKDPDALVEVTKVANKAGIPVFIIDSSINPAAEFVTTIQSNNLANGELAGEWAAKKFGKKKMNIALLSGNAGNPVGRTRKQGLLQGITEEQLRTLGYINLNVVTQAYTEWTYAGGQKAMEDVLVAHPDVNVVITESDVCVLGAIKAIAKAGKTNDILIVAGADGQKEAIKYIMDTDFYGCTAMNSPVQIGINSVEAAIQYINGKRDFSKISFTAPLLITKENAAKYYNPKALF from the coding sequence ATGAAATCACTATTAAAAAAAATGGCTAAGCCATTATTAATGTTGGCAATTGTAGCAACTGCAACTAGTTGTATTGATAAAGATAAAAGTGCCGCTGAAACTACTACGGATGCCGCTACTACAGGAACAAAAATTGAAAGTGCAAAAGATTTAAAAGGATTGAAAATTGGGTATTGCACACCATCATTGGATGCTCCATATTACCAAGCTCTTTTAACAAGTATCAAGGAAACGACTGAGGCAAACGGAATGGTTTTTTTGTCTGCAGATGGTCAAGGGGATATCAGTAAGCAAATCGCTGCTTGTGAGGATTTGATCACCAAAGGTGTAGATGCTCTATTGTTGAACCCAAAAGATCCAGATGCATTGGTTGAGGTTACTAAAGTTGCAAATAAAGCTGGAATTCCAGTATTTATTATCGATAGTTCTATTAATCCTGCAGCAGAATTTGTAACGACTATTCAGTCAAACAATTTGGCAAACGGTGAATTAGCTGGAGAATGGGCTGCTAAAAAATTCGGAAAGAAAAAAATGAATATCGCTTTGTTGAGTGGTAACGCTGGTAACCCAGTAGGAAGAACTCGTAAGCAAGGTTTGTTACAAGGTATTACTGAAGAGCAATTAAGAACACTAGGATATATCAACCTAAATGTAGTTACACAAGCCTACACAGAGTGGACTTATGCAGGAGGTCAAAAAGCGATGGAAGATGTATTGGTTGCACACCCAGATGTAAATGTTGTAATTACAGAGTCTGACGTATGTGTATTAGGTGCTATTAAAGCAATTGCAAAAGCTGGTAAAACAAACGATATCTTAATCGTTGCTGGTGCAGATGGTCAAAAAGAAGCAATCAAATACATTATGGATACTGATTTCTACGGATGTACTGCAATGAATAGCCCAGTTCAAATTGGAATAAACTCTGTTGAAGCTGCGATACAATACATCAATGGTAAAAGAGATTTTTCTAAAATATCGTTTACTGCGCCATTGTTGATCACAAAAGAAAATGCTGCTAAATATTACAACCCAAAAGCATTGTTTTAA
- a CDS encoding DUF4861 family protein yields the protein MKVYKIICSAVTACLLFSFGSKEKVTTVKVKNVLNKERSLETVTLTKIFLNTNDLKNLGVRDKKTGKLLVTQLVDNDGDGTMDELLFQPVVAAKSTQEFEVLTVSDQEKPKSIDYCYSRFVPERTDDYTWENNKVAFRVYGPVAQKMIEDKVKGGTLSSGVDAWLKRVDYSIINKWYKKVVDKTGSYHEDTGEGLDNFHVGSSRGVGGIAVKGKEGYYFGKNYTEYKTITTGPIRTSFYLNYADWDADGNEIVESKIISLDYGSRMSKFETSLKGTKTIAAGLTLHEKKGKVTGNKKNGWVSYFEPIGDSEIGTAIVATKEYFCDFETYDTPKADLSNAFANLKVKNNKVVYYAGHGWKKQGDIKNVTEWENYLNQFSENINHPLVVSLTK from the coding sequence ATGAAAGTTTATAAAATAATTTGTAGTGCGGTTACGGCTTGTCTTTTGTTCTCTTTTGGTTCGAAAGAAAAGGTGACTACGGTAAAAGTGAAGAATGTCTTGAATAAAGAACGCTCTTTAGAAACAGTAACCTTGACCAAAATTTTTTTGAATACCAATGATTTGAAAAACTTGGGTGTTCGAGACAAGAAAACGGGTAAACTCTTGGTTACTCAATTGGTAGATAATGATGGTGACGGCACTATGGACGAGCTATTGTTTCAGCCAGTTGTTGCTGCAAAATCTACTCAGGAATTTGAGGTACTAACAGTTTCTGATCAAGAAAAACCAAAATCAATAGACTACTGTTACTCTCGCTTTGTACCAGAACGTACCGATGATTATACTTGGGAAAACAACAAAGTAGCTTTTAGAGTATATGGACCTGTGGCGCAAAAAATGATCGAAGATAAGGTAAAAGGCGGTACACTTTCGAGTGGAGTAGATGCTTGGTTAAAACGAGTTGATTACTCAATTATCAATAAATGGTACAAGAAAGTAGTTGATAAAACAGGGAGCTATCACGAGGATACAGGCGAAGGTTTGGATAATTTTCACGTAGGTTCTAGTAGAGGAGTGGGCGGAATTGCAGTAAAAGGCAAAGAAGGTTACTATTTTGGAAAAAATTATACCGAATACAAAACCATAACTACCGGGCCAATTCGAACTAGTTTTTATTTGAATTACGCAGATTGGGATGCAGATGGTAATGAAATCGTCGAGTCCAAAATCATTAGTTTGGATTATGGTAGCCGAATGTCAAAATTTGAAACTTCGTTGAAAGGGACCAAAACTATAGCTGCTGGCTTGACACTTCATGAAAAAAAAGGTAAAGTGACAGGAAATAAGAAAAACGGTTGGGTGAGTTATTTTGAACCAATTGGAGATTCGGAAATCGGAACTGCAATTGTGGCTACCAAAGAATATTTTTGTGATTTTGAAACCTACGATACTCCAAAAGCTGATTTGAGTAATGCCTTTGCGAACTTGAAAGTAAAAAACAATAAAGTAGTTTATTATGCAGGTCACGGCTGGAAGAAGCAAGGTGATATTAAAAATGTTACAGAATGGGAGAATTATTTGAATCAGTTCTCTGAAAATATCAATCATCCATTGGTAGTTTCATTGACTAAATAG
- a CDS encoding mannitol dehydrogenase family protein, whose protein sequence is MPKFYYLNAENVALLPKEVAIPSYDRNQIKTSILHIGVSNFHRSHQAYYTHELIEKYKELNYGICGVDLLESDRKIYSVLKDQDGLFTLYTKENNGAHKAKVIGSIVEYFYGPENPLAVIEKMAHPDIEIISLTIAEDGYHLNEITGEFDINHPEVTEDIKNPFNPKTVFGYLTRSFKLRKLRNLPGCTILSCDNIKSNGDTMKKSLLNYVSKIEPDLLDWISNNTSFPNTMVDRITPITHSTDIHSLKEDFQIDDQWPVVSESFSQWVIEDKFIHPRPVWDKVGVQYTNNISPFENLKLQVLNASHTILGILGTLHGYKTVYETANDPDFIRFLQHFLDEEVSPTLTDSDQDTIEDYKKNIVLRFQNPHINDQLTRICQESSAKVPLFILPTLNHQLQHNKQVKGAAFIIAAWTRYNDGVDDNDQPYDIIDTKSGTLIRTAALSIQNPMKFIELKAIFNLLSEDATFVPLYLDALAQLRTNTVKNCIQNWTGK, encoded by the coding sequence ATGCCAAAATTTTATTATCTCAACGCCGAAAATGTAGCCTTATTACCCAAAGAAGTTGCAATTCCGTCTTATGACAGAAATCAAATCAAGACCAGTATACTGCATATTGGTGTGAGCAATTTTCATCGCTCGCATCAGGCCTACTATACGCATGAGTTAATCGAAAAGTACAAAGAATTGAATTATGGTATTTGCGGTGTAGATTTGTTAGAGTCAGATCGAAAAATATATAGTGTACTTAAAGATCAAGATGGATTATTTACATTATACACCAAAGAAAACAATGGTGCACATAAGGCAAAAGTAATTGGCTCTATTGTTGAATATTTTTACGGCCCTGAGAATCCATTGGCAGTGATTGAAAAAATGGCACATCCAGATATCGAAATAATTTCGCTTACGATTGCTGAAGACGGCTACCATTTGAACGAGATAACCGGAGAGTTTGACATCAATCATCCAGAAGTTACCGAGGATATTAAAAACCCATTCAATCCAAAAACGGTATTTGGTTATCTGACACGATCTTTCAAATTAAGAAAATTACGCAACCTACCTGGTTGCACTATTTTGTCCTGCGACAACATTAAGTCAAATGGAGATACCATGAAAAAATCGCTACTTAATTATGTGAGTAAAATTGAACCCGATTTGCTAGATTGGATATCAAACAACACCAGTTTCCCTAATACGATGGTCGATCGTATTACACCTATCACGCACTCGACCGACATACATAGCTTGAAAGAAGATTTTCAAATCGATGATCAATGGCCAGTGGTTTCCGAATCGTTTTCGCAATGGGTAATCGAAGATAAATTTATTCATCCAAGACCCGTTTGGGACAAAGTTGGTGTACAATATACCAACAATATTTCGCCCTTTGAAAATCTAAAATTACAGGTATTGAATGCGAGTCACACCATTTTGGGGATACTCGGAACTTTACATGGTTACAAAACAGTGTATGAAACGGCAAACGATCCTGATTTTATTCGGTTTTTGCAACATTTTCTGGATGAAGAAGTGAGTCCGACCTTGACCGACTCTGACCAGGATACTATTGAGGATTATAAAAAAAACATTGTATTGCGCTTCCAAAACCCGCATATCAATGACCAATTAACACGTATATGCCAAGAGAGTTCTGCAAAAGTTCCGTTATTTATTTTGCCAACGCTCAATCATCAATTACAACACAATAAGCAGGTCAAAGGAGCTGCCTTTATTATAGCAGCTTGGACTCGATACAACGATGGTGTGGATGACAATGACCAACCTTATGACATTATTGACACCAAAAGCGGCACTTTAATTCGAACAGCAGCACTTTCGATCCAAAACCCGATGAAGTTTATTGAATTAAAAGCCATATTTAACCTTTTGAGTGAAGATGCAACTTTTGTACCGCTTTACCTAGATGCACTTGCTCAGTTGCGAACAAATACCGTTAAAAATTGTATCCAAAATTGGACTGGAAAATAA
- a CDS encoding gluconate 5-dehydrogenase: MSINLFDLTGKVALVTGGTHGLGQAMATGLGNAGAILVINGASSQEKLDAAVSAYKNLGITAHGYLFDVTNEESVKQNIALIEKEVGVIDILVNNAGIIKRIPLEDMEVADFEEVIKVDLISPFIVSKHVVKGMIARKQGKIINICSMMSELGRSTVGAYAAAKGGLKMLTKNMATEWAKHNIQVNGIGPGYFATTQTEPIRVDGHPFNEFILGRTPAARWGDPADLQGAAIFLSSKASDFVNGHILYVDGGILATIGKPSNEI; the protein is encoded by the coding sequence ATGTCAATTAATTTATTTGATTTAACAGGCAAAGTGGCCTTGGTTACGGGCGGAACGCATGGATTGGGTCAGGCTATGGCGACTGGTTTAGGTAACGCTGGGGCAATTTTGGTTATCAATGGCGCCTCATCTCAAGAAAAATTGGATGCGGCTGTTAGTGCTTACAAGAATCTTGGAATTACTGCTCACGGATATTTGTTTGATGTTACTAATGAAGAATCGGTTAAGCAAAATATCGCTTTGATCGAAAAAGAAGTAGGTGTTATTGATATTTTGGTGAATAATGCCGGAATTATCAAAAGGATTCCACTTGAAGATATGGAAGTTGCCGATTTTGAAGAGGTAATTAAAGTCGATTTAATTAGTCCTTTCATCGTTTCGAAACATGTAGTAAAAGGAATGATTGCACGCAAGCAAGGAAAAATCATCAATATTTGTTCGATGATGAGTGAGTTGGGTCGCAGTACTGTTGGTGCTTATGCGGCTGCCAAAGGTGGACTGAAAATGTTGACCAAAAATATGGCGACGGAATGGGCAAAACACAACATACAAGTTAACGGAATTGGTCCTGGTTACTTTGCTACGACGCAAACCGAACCAATTCGTGTGGACGGACATCCTTTTAACGAATTTATTTTGGGAAGAACACCAGCGGCTCGTTGGGGAGATCCTGCGGACTTGCAAGGGGCGGCTATCTTTTTGAGTTCTAAAGCCAGTGATTTTGTCAACGGACATATTTTGTATGTAGACGGTGGAATCTTAGCAACAATCGGTAAGCCATCAAACGAAATTTAA
- a CDS encoding sugar ABC transporter ATP-binding protein, with protein sequence MENRNSDYRVEMTGITKSFGVVSVLQGVNLKVKQGEIHALLGENGAGKSTLVKILSGVHQRDGGTILLNGKEINPKDTHEGQVLGISVVYQELSLVNDLSVAENIYLHKLGASKFWMNWKEITKDAQELIDSLGFVIDASAKVRDLSIVQKQVVEIAKALSEDTKVLILDEPTTVFDPNDAQKLFTNLLRLKSEGMSIIYISHHLDEIFKIADTITVLKDGVDTGSMATKDINKDNVIKLMIGRELDELYPTRDPRTEQPPVFEVKNLYGSDGFVKDVSFAVHPGEVVGIAGLGGSGRTEMAKLIFGADKKKSGTLILNGKVIKTDSPFDAVKHEIGFVSEDRKEEGVFLPLSIRSNISITSFKPISSKLGFINNQKEQENVRGLIDKLNIKTPSSEVDVKNLSGGNQQKVALAKWLSIDSKLIIIDEPTRGVDVGAKIEIYNLINEVAKKGVGVIVISSDMPEIMGIADRILVMHKGSIFGELPKEKFTEENILRYSIGEELKE encoded by the coding sequence ATGGAAAATAGAAATAGTGATTACCGAGTTGAAATGACTGGCATTACCAAGAGTTTTGGTGTTGTTTCGGTATTGCAAGGGGTTAATTTGAAGGTGAAACAAGGAGAGATTCATGCTTTACTCGGAGAAAATGGAGCAGGAAAATCTACTTTAGTTAAAATTCTAAGTGGTGTGCATCAAAGAGATGGCGGAACAATTTTGCTTAATGGTAAAGAAATTAATCCAAAAGACACACACGAAGGACAAGTTTTAGGAATTAGCGTTGTCTATCAAGAATTATCATTGGTGAATGATTTGTCTGTTGCAGAAAATATTTATTTGCACAAATTGGGTGCTAGTAAATTTTGGATGAACTGGAAAGAAATCACAAAAGATGCTCAAGAATTAATTGACTCTTTGGGTTTTGTAATAGATGCCTCAGCAAAAGTTAGGGATTTAAGTATTGTTCAAAAACAAGTAGTCGAAATTGCAAAAGCATTGTCTGAAGATACTAAGGTATTGATCTTAGATGAGCCTACTACCGTTTTTGATCCAAATGATGCTCAAAAATTATTTACAAATCTTTTGAGATTAAAAAGTGAAGGAATGTCAATTATTTATATTTCACACCATTTGGATGAAATATTTAAAATTGCCGACACTATTACTGTTTTAAAAGATGGTGTAGATACCGGTAGCATGGCTACCAAAGACATTAACAAGGATAATGTTATCAAATTAATGATTGGTCGTGAGTTAGATGAGTTGTATCCTACTCGTGATCCAAGAACAGAACAACCACCAGTTTTTGAAGTTAAAAATCTCTACGGAAGTGATGGTTTTGTGAAAGATGTTTCTTTTGCTGTTCATCCAGGTGAAGTTGTTGGAATTGCAGGTTTGGGCGGAAGCGGAAGAACCGAAATGGCAAAACTTATTTTTGGTGCTGACAAAAAGAAATCGGGAACTTTAATTCTTAACGGAAAAGTAATCAAAACCGATTCACCTTTTGATGCTGTCAAGCACGAAATTGGTTTTGTGTCTGAGGATAGAAAAGAAGAAGGGGTGTTTTTGCCACTTTCTATTCGAAGTAATATCAGTATTACGAGTTTTAAACCTATTTCAAGTAAATTAGGATTTATAAACAATCAAAAAGAGCAAGAAAATGTTCGTGGTTTGATTGATAAATTGAATATAAAAACTCCAAGTAGTGAGGTAGATGTTAAAAATTTATCTGGTGGAAACCAACAAAAAGTAGCCTTGGCAAAATGGTTAAGTATCGATAGTAAACTAATTATTATTGATGAACCTACAAGAGGTGTAGATGTTGGAGCCAAGATTGAAATTTATAACTTGATTAATGAAGTTGCAAAAAAAGGAGTTGGTGTTATTGTTATTTCTTCAGATATGCCAGAGATAATGGGAATTGCAGACCGAATTCTAGTCATGCACAAAGGATCTATATTTGGCGAATTGCCAAAAGAAAAATTCACTGAAGAAAATATCTTGAGATATTCTATTGGCGAAGAATTAAAAGAATAA
- the pth gene encoding aminoacyl-tRNA hydrolase — protein MIKWIQQLFSSVPVADKTDNMKKFLIVGLGNIGAEYVNTRHNIGFKVVDFLARKEGVSFETVKLGTMVEFKLKGRSFLLLKPNTYMNLSGKAVKYWLDKENIPVENLLVITDDLNLSFGAIRIKPKGSDGGHNGLKNINFELNSNVYARFRFGISDEFKKGKQVDYVLGEWNAEEDAKLPERYEIASEIIKSFGMAGLELTMTSYNGK, from the coding sequence ATGATAAAATGGATACAACAATTGTTTTCATCTGTACCCGTAGCGGACAAAACCGATAATATGAAGAAATTTTTAATAGTTGGATTAGGGAATATAGGCGCGGAGTATGTGAATACCCGTCACAACATAGGTTTTAAAGTGGTTGATTTTTTGGCTCGAAAGGAAGGAGTCTCTTTCGAAACTGTAAAATTGGGAACCATGGTGGAGTTCAAATTAAAAGGTCGCTCTTTTTTGCTTTTAAAGCCTAATACCTACATGAACTTGAGTGGTAAAGCCGTGAAGTACTGGTTGGACAAAGAGAATATTCCCGTTGAAAATCTTTTGGTGATAACCGATGATTTAAATTTATCTTTCGGTGCTATTCGAATTAAGCCCAAAGGAAGTGACGGTGGTCACAACGGTTTAAAAAATATTAATTTCGAACTAAATTCTAATGTATATGCACGATTCCGTTTTGGAATCAGTGACGAATTCAAAAAAGGAAAACAAGTCGATTATGTACTTGGTGAATGGAACGCTGAAGAGGATGCGAAATTGCCAGAGCGATACGAAATTGCCTCTGAAATAATCAAATCATTTGGAATGGCTGGACTAGAGTTGACTATGACCTCTTATAATGGTAAATAA
- a CDS encoding ABC transporter permease has translation MNTSTTKESNGLAEIMKFVIKHNTIFIFILLVIFSAFISDVFFTETNLSNLLKQVSGIGVVSIAMLIVILTGGIDLSVGSIVALLAVTFAILVNMVVLPVAILLTILIGFALGSFSGYLVAYQKMAPFIATLALMTIARGLGFIYSKGSPVTFDSPGGAFMSDFANNSTLFVPNIAIVFFIIVAMAAVMLKYNVFGRLVIAMGSNEEASRLSGIKVSKYKFLVYAISGSLAAVAAIITASRTNLGSPNMGVSWELDAIAAVVIGGASLNGGRGNAVNTLMGVLILGLIGNILNLLNVPSYPQQVVKGAIIILAVLFQKIESKK, from the coding sequence ATGAATACATCTACAACCAAAGAATCAAATGGCTTAGCCGAAATAATGAAATTTGTAATAAAGCACAATACGATCTTTATTTTTATTCTTCTAGTAATTTTTTCAGCGTTCATTTCAGACGTATTTTTTACCGAGACTAACCTCTCAAATTTATTAAAACAAGTATCAGGAATTGGAGTAGTGAGTATCGCTATGTTAATTGTAATCTTAACCGGTGGTATTGATTTGTCCGTAGGGTCAATTGTAGCACTATTGGCAGTAACTTTTGCCATATTGGTGAATATGGTCGTACTTCCAGTTGCTATTTTATTGACAATCTTAATTGGGTTTGCATTGGGTAGTTTCTCAGGTTACCTAGTCGCTTATCAAAAAATGGCACCCTTTATTGCAACATTAGCTTTAATGACCATTGCTAGAGGTTTAGGGTTTATTTATTCAAAAGGATCTCCAGTAACTTTTGATTCTCCAGGAGGTGCTTTCATGTCTGATTTTGCAAACAATTCAACTCTATTTGTTCCAAACATTGCTATTGTGTTTTTTATTATTGTGGCTATGGCTGCAGTAATGTTAAAGTACAACGTATTTGGAAGACTAGTAATCGCAATGGGTAGTAACGAAGAAGCTTCTCGCTTGTCTGGAATAAAAGTTAGCAAATACAAATTTTTAGTATATGCGATATCAGGTTCTTTAGCTGCTGTTGCTGCTATCATTACCGCTTCTAGAACTAACTTAGGTTCGCCAAATATGGGAGTTTCTTGGGAACTAGATGCTATTGCTGCCGTTGTTATCGGTGGAGCGAGTCTTAATGGAGGAAGAGGAAATGCAGTAAATACTTTAATGGGTGTATTGATCTTGGGATTAATTGGAAACATTCTAAATCTTCTTAATGTACCTTCTTACCCACAGCAAGTTGTAAAAGGAGCCATCATCATCTTGGCCGTATTATTTCAAAAAATCGAAAGCAAAAAATAG